GCCGCGGGATTGCGGGTTCAGGCCGGCACGGATCTTGCCATGGGCGTGTTGACGCGGTTTGAGTCCGAGGGGTTGGAGCCGTTCGTGCAGTACCGGCTCTCTCCCGACATGCACATCCACGGCACGTTCATGCCCCGGTCCGACCGCGTCGAGATGACGCTGACCTATCGCATCAACGAGTTCCTGTCGTGGGAGGCCGTGGCGACCTCCCGCGGCGCGGTCTGGCTCCGACTCGCCAGCAACCTGTAGCGGCGCAGAACCGCGTGCCGGTCGCGTTGACACGGTACGGTACAATGGGCCTGTGCCAGCACTTGAAGGAGGTCTTACATGCGGGTAGATGCGCGGAAGCTCATCGTGGCCGTCGGGATCGCCGTGATTGTGATTGTCGGCGCCGCTCTGGTGCAGCGGCAGGTGCCGGTGTTCGGGCAGTCGTTTGAGGTAGGCTACGTCGAGATGCAGCGGGCTCTCGAGAGCCACCCACGCAAGGCGAGTTCAGAACGCGCGCTGCAGGAGTTCTACCAGGCCAAGCAGCGCGAGTTCAAGGAGCGCAGCAAGACCATGACCGCGTTCCAGCGCCAGGAGCTCGACCGCCAGCTCCAGCAGCAGATTCTTGAGAGACGCAACGAGCTGCTCGGCGGGTTGGACAAAGAGCTGCGCGCCGCCGTCGAGACCGTGGCGAAGCAGGCAGGCGTGACCGTGGTGCTCGACCGCTCGGTCGTGCTCTACGGCGGGACCGATCTGACCGATGCCGTCATCAAGGTGATAAAGGGCAAGTGATCACGCGCCTGCGCCCGGCCGCCGTTCTATGCCTGATGGCGGCCTTGATCCTGACGGGATGCCGCCCACAGAGCGGAGGGGCGCCAACGCCTACTCCGACTCCGGCCGCGGTCGCCACCCCGGCGGTCTACCGCGTTGGGTTCGTGGATCTTGGAAGAGCCCTCCGGGCCCATCGCCGGTGGCCCGAGATAGAGGCGCTGGCCAAGCAGATGGACGTACTCCAAGTACGGCTGTCGAACCCGCCGCCCCCGCCAGAGGGCCCTGTCGTGGACCTCGGCCCCGAACTGAGGGCAGAGGTGGAACGGCTGCAGGCGATGTACCGGGCTGAGCTGACAACGATCGAAGGGCAGATCAAACAGCGAATCGAGGCGTTCGCCGCCGATCTCAAGGCCGAGCAGGAAGGCAGGCTCGCCGACCGGCACAAGCAGCTCAACGCCGAGCTCCAGCGGGTCATCGAGGCCAAGCGCGACGAGATGCAGCGCGAGCTGGACCGGTTTGAACTGGCGACGATGGCCGAGTACCGTGTTCCGTTGCTGAACCTGCGGCTGAAGGGTGACGTGGTCGGCGTGGCAAGCGAAGAAGAAGCCCGCCGCCTCACCCAGGAGGCCGAGCGGATCACCAAGGAGCGCGACGCGAAGGTCCGCGCAAGGGCACAGGCGCTCGAGAAGGCCCTGGAGGAGTTCCAACAGGCCAGAACCACCGAGGCCGAGGCCCAGATCAAGGCACTGATCGCATCCCTGGAGAATGATGCCAACGCCCGCATCAAGGCGAAGCAGGAAGAAGCCGACGCCGAGATGAAGGCCGCGGTGCATGCACGGGAGGAGTTGCTGAACCATGCCGTGGAGGAGCGGCGGAAACTCCTCGTCGGCTCGGCCAATCAGCAGATCAGGGTAACGCAGGAAGCGTACGCGCGCAGGATGGAGGCCCAGGCCGCCCGCCTGAGGCAGGAAATGGAGACGCTTGCCGGCCAGCGCTTCAGACTAGAGGACAGTCTCCTCGCCGAGATCAAGATCGAGGTCGCCGCAGTAGCGCAAGACAAGAAGATTGACGCGGTGCTGACCCGGGTGCTGGCGAGCACGACCGCGGTGGACCTGACGGAGTCGGTCATCGTCCGGATCCGGCGTCCTTGACAATGGGGAGATGCGGGCAATGAGGCGGTGGAGAGAGAGCATGAGGTATCGTCATGCGGCGGTGCTGACCCTGGCCCTGGTGGTGCTTGCAGCGGGCGCGGCAGGATGCACGGCCGGGAGGATAGGGCTCGTGGACAGCCCGCGGATCCTGGCCGAGAGCGCCAAGGCGCTCCGTTACCAGAAGGAGATTGACGACCGCGAGTCCGCGATGACCACGGATCTGCAGATGCTCGTGGGCCAGCTCTCCAAGGAGGACCTGGAGGCGCGGCGCCAGCAGTACTTCCGTGAGCTCCAGGGGTTGCGGGCCGAGCTGGAGGCTTCCCTGAACCGCGAGGTCCGGGACGTCATCCACCAGGTGGTTCGGGAGAAGCGCCTGCGCGGCGTGATTCTCAAGGGTCCGGTCTTCTACAGCAGGCCTGGGACCACGGTTGACATTACGCAGGAAGTAATAGACAGGTTGAAGTAGCGTCCCAGGCGACGCCGGGAGTCTCCCATGAAGCTCGCGCAACTGGCGCTGCTCGCGCGGGCAGAGCTGGTCGGGTCCGGTGAGATAGAGATCAGCGCGATCACGGATCTGGCGCACGCTCACGCGGGGGCGCTGGTGATGGTCTCAGATCCGCGGGATCTCTCGGCCGCCGAGGCCTCACCCGCCGCTGCCCTGCTAGTGGCGGGCACCGTGACCCCCTCTGCCAAGCCATTCCTGCGCTCTGTGAATCTGCGCGCGGCATTCGCGCGCGTCCTCTCCGCGTTCGCGCCGGAGGAGAGGGGACCGGGGGAGATCCATCCCAGCGCCGTTGTCGCCCCGGACGCCAGCATAGGGCCGGATGTCCTGCTCGGGCCTTTCGTGGTGGTGGCCTCCGGAGCCGCGATCGGCCCGCGGACTACGGTGCATGCGGGAACGACCATCGGCTCCCGGGTTCGGATCGGTGCCGACTGCCTGCTGCATCCCCGCGTGACAATCTACGCCGACTGCGTGCTTGGCGACCGCGTCACAATCCACAGTGGCACGGTCATAGGGAGTGACGGTTTCGGGTACGCCACGGAAGAGGGAACGCACCTCAAGGTGCCCCACCTCGGCCGCGTGGTGATCGAGGACGACGTCGAGATCGGCGCGAACGCCGCTGTGGATCGGGCCACGCTGGGAGAGACACGCATCGGTCGGGGAACGAAGATAGACAACCTGGTGCAGGTGGCCCACAACGTCCTGATCGGCGAAGGAGTGCTGGTGGTCTCCCAGGTAGGCATCTCTGGGAGCGTGACCATCGGGAACGGCGTAGTCCTGGCAGGTCAGGCGGGCGTGGTGGATCACAGGCGGATCGGCGCCGGCGCGCGGGTGCTGGCACGCGCAGGGGTGACCAGGGACGTACCAGACGGCGCGACGGTCTCGGGCTTTCCCGCGCGCGATCACCGCGAGGAGATGCGGGCGATGGCCTCGGTCCAGCGGCTTCCGGATCTGGCAGAGCGGGTCGCCGCCATCGAGGCACAGCTCGCCGGGCGTTCGCGCCGGCAGGGTGCCCGCAAGCGCCGGGGATGAGGCATCTGCGGCCGGCCTGCGCAGCCCTTGTCGTGGGGCTGTTCCTGCTAGGGTCTCCCGGAGCCGCAACCCCCCGTCCCGCCGGTGCTGAGTTGAAGGTCCGCGGCCGTCCGGCGATCGAGATTGCGCCATCGAGCGTGGTCCTTTCCCCCGGAGGAACGGCAATCGTCTCGGTCTCGGCGGCGATCCCCGGGGACATCCGGCTGGGCAGTTTCGACCGCCGGGTCGCCGACGTGGTCCTGGTGGCCGGTACCTTGCGCGTCACGGCCCGTCATCCGGGCAGCACGGTCGTGCCCTTGAGGGTGGGAGCCCACCGCGCCCAGCTGGGCATCTCGGTACGCCCGCCCGCCGGCGTGATTCCTCATGTCGTGGAGGTGGCCGTCACCGGAGCCCCGGCTCCCCCGGACCTCATCCGGGAGGCGATACGGCGCCGCCTCGAGGAGACG
The sequence above is drawn from the Armatimonadota bacterium genome and encodes:
- a CDS encoding OmpH family outer membrane protein — encoded protein: MRAMRRWRESMRYRHAAVLTLALVVLAAGAAGCTAGRIGLVDSPRILAESAKALRYQKEIDDRESAMTTDLQMLVGQLSKEDLEARRQQYFRELQGLRAELEASLNREVRDVIHQVVREKRLRGVILKGPVFYSRPGTTVDITQEVIDRLK
- a CDS encoding OmpH family outer membrane protein is translated as MRVDARKLIVAVGIAVIVIVGAALVQRQVPVFGQSFEVGYVEMQRALESHPRKASSERALQEFYQAKQREFKERSKTMTAFQRQELDRQLQQQILERRNELLGGLDKELRAAVETVAKQAGVTVVLDRSVVLYGGTDLTDAVIKVIKGK
- the lpxD gene encoding UDP-3-O-(3-hydroxymyristoyl)glucosamine N-acyltransferase, yielding MKLAQLALLARAELVGSGEIEISAITDLAHAHAGALVMVSDPRDLSAAEASPAAALLVAGTVTPSAKPFLRSVNLRAAFARVLSAFAPEERGPGEIHPSAVVAPDASIGPDVLLGPFVVVASGAAIGPRTTVHAGTTIGSRVRIGADCLLHPRVTIYADCVLGDRVTIHSGTVIGSDGFGYATEEGTHLKVPHLGRVVIEDDVEIGANAAVDRATLGETRIGRGTKIDNLVQVAHNVLIGEGVLVVSQVGISGSVTIGNGVVLAGQAGVVDHRRIGAGARVLARAGVTRDVPDGATVSGFPARDHREEMRAMASVQRLPDLAERVAAIEAQLAGRSRRQGARKRRG